From the genome of Leptodactylus fuscus isolate aLepFus1 chromosome 1, aLepFus1.hap2, whole genome shotgun sequence, one region includes:
- the LOC142184477 gene encoding vomeronasal type-2 receptor 26-like has translation MAVTELLEHFGWTWVGILVADDDAGEKELQILRKYMRERGICVAYTAKYTDQRYNIEYNQILQVLHNPQVRVIILCGTFTYMLVHMIENLGFVFLDKTFILPPSMAFSSVSSYNWFPDFNRSLVVDFSSQSFQGMEDFLKSYKKLPNIFNEESYWEDLDSMTKEALRERTRKIKGSKVLPSKALPKLVMRDHRSIPVSRCSEPCLPGSRKKPRETIHTCCYDCVPCSEGEIANITDADSCSKCQSDEWSNEKRDRCLPKVMEFISYHNDTIASVSSCASVCGCLVTGSIFGIFISYRDIPIVKANNRNLSYLLLVSIILSFLSVFLFLGRPSDVTCRLRETSFGVFFSVAVSSLLAKTVMVCVAFKSIKPGSPWRKWLSVKLPYTIVLLCSSFQVVICVLWLSISPPFQDLDTQSYPEKIIIQCNEGSDLWFYSMLGYMGLLAAVSFLLAFMVRTLPDSFNEAKYITFSMLLFCSVWMAMIPAYLSTRGKYMVAVEIFAVMASSAGLLACVFFPKCFIILFRSDMNRKTDLLGRRKEICNNSNK, from the exons ATGGCGGTCACCGAACTGTTGGAGCACTTTGGCTGGACCTGGGTTGGGATTTTAGTAGCAGATGATGATGCCGGAGAGAAAGAACTGCAGATACTGAGAAAGTACATGAGAGAGCGCGGGATCTGTGTGGCCTACACCGCAAAATATACAGATCAgagatataatatagaatataatcaGATCTTACAGGTATTACACAATCCACAAgtcagggtcattatactgtgcgggacctTCACTTATATGTTAGTTCATATGATAGAGAATCTTGGATTTGTATTTTTGGATAAGACTTTCATCCTTCCACCATCCATGGCCTTTAGTTCTGTCAGTTCTTACAATTGGTTTCCAGACTTTAATAGAAGTCTAGTCGTGGACTTTTCATCTCAATCTTTTCAAGGAATGGAAGATTTTCTGAAAAGCTACAAGAAACTGCCCAATATATTCAATGAAGAGTCTTACTGGGAAGATTTGGATTCAATGACAAA AGAGGCCTTAAGAGAAAGGACTCGTAAG ATAAAAGGCTCTAAGGTTCTCCCTAGCAAAGCTCTACCTAAGCTAGTCATGAGGGACCATAGGAGT ATCCCAGTATCCCGCTGCTCAGAGCCATGTTTACCCGGAAGCAGGAAGAAGCCAAGAGAAACAATTCAcacctgctgctatgactgtgtGCCATGTTCAGAGGGAGAGATCGCCAATATAACCG ATGCCGACAGCTGCAGTAAATGCCAAAGTGATGAATGGTCTAATGAGAAGAGAGACCGATGTCTGCCCAAAGTAATGGAATTCATCTCTTACCATAATGACACCATTGCTTCTGTATCTTCCTGTGCCTCAGTCTGCGGATGTCTTGTGACCGGCTCCATATTTGGAATATTTATTTCCTACCGGGACATTCCTATTGTTAAAGCCAATAACCGGAACCTGAGTTatctcctcctggtctccatcatcctcagcttcctctctgtcttcttgtttcttggccgtcccagtgatgtcacttgtagattacgtgaaaccagttttggagtcttcttctcagtggcagtctcttcacttctggccaagactgttatggtttgtgttgcttttaagtccatcaagcctggaagcccctggagaaaatggctgagtgtgaagctgccctataccatagtgttgttgtgttcatccttccaggttgtcatctgtgttctgtggttgtctatttctcccccattccaggacctggacactcagtcttatcctgagaagatcatcattcagtgtaatgagggctcagatctctggttctactccatgttgggttatatggggctcctggccgctgtcagctttcttctggctttcatggtgaggacattaccggacagttttaatgaggccaagtacatcaccttcagcatgctgctgttctgtagtgtctggatggccatgatcccggcttatctgagcaccagagggaaatacatggtggccgtggagatatttgcagtaatggcttccagtgctggacttttagcttgtgtgtttttcccaaaatgttttattattttatttagatcagatatgaacagaaaaactgatctgctggggagaagaaaggaaatatgtaataatagtaataaatga